In Lotus japonicus ecotype B-129 chromosome 5, LjGifu_v1.2, one genomic interval encodes:
- the LOC130720211 gene encoding uncharacterized protein LOC130720211: MACWSAENATKAYLNTLKMGQKAKEPNVAEFISALAAGNNAQLMVVACASAADSNTLALVAAAHQTGGKVICIVSGHEELNASKIALGVASHHVQFMVGEAQKLLLSDKFVAADFLVIDCNLENHEEILKAVQEGSREKNGTVVVGYNAFSCRGSWLSSCGSKTKTQLLPIGEGLLVTRFGVSDNSPKHGSRMGKMKSRWVVKVDKCTGEEHVFRVRFPHGKVIQA; encoded by the exons ATGGCTTGCTGGTCTGCAGAAAATGCCACAAAGGCCTATCTCAACACTTTGAAAATG GGTCAAAAGGCAAAAGAGCCAAATGTAGCTGAGTTCATATCAGCACTAGCTGCTGGAAACAATGCACAACTTATGGTTGTGGCATGTGCTTCTGCAGCAGACTCCAACACACTAGCCTTGGTTGCTGCTGCTCATCAAACTGGTGGAAAAGTCATTTGCATTGTGAGTGGACATGAAGAACTCAATGCCTCCAAAATTGCACTGGGAGTTGCTTCTCATCATGTTCAATTCATGGTTGGAGAAGCTCAGAAACTGCTTCTATCAGATAAATTTGTAGCAGCAGATTTTTTGGTCATTGACTGTAACCTTGAGAATCATGAAGAGATTCTGAAAGCAGTTCAAGAGGGTAGTAGGGAGAAAAATGGCACAGTGGTTGTGGGATACAATGCATTTAGCTGCAGAGGATCTTGGTTGTCATCATGTggatcaaaaacaaaaactcagCTTCTGCCTATAGGAGAAGGGCTTCTGGTAACAAGATTTGGAGTAAGTGACAATAGTCCCAAACATGGTAGCAGAATGGGGAAGATGAAGAGCCGTTGGGTTGTTAaagtggataaatgcacaggggAGGAACATGTGTTTAGGGTCAGATTTCCTCATGGGAAAGTGATTCAAGCTTAA
- the LOC130717394 gene encoding MDIS1-interacting receptor like kinase 2-like: protein MGFSASLLLFPLLFFLLNPTWVHGNAELRALIDMKASLDPEGHHLRSWTINSNPCGGSFEGVACNEKGQVANISLQGKGLPGKLSPAIAELKHLTGLYLHYNSLNGEIPREVANLTKLSDLYLNVNHLSGEIPPEIGRMESLQVLQLCYNQLTGSIPTQLGALEKLSVVALQSNQLTGAIPASLGDLGMLVRVDLSSNNLFGSIPTSLADAPSLKVLDVHNNTLSGNVPSALERLDAGFLYEDNLGLCGVGFPSLKTCNGSEHVNARRPEPYGASTRDIPETANVELPCNGTQCLNSSKSKKATSVAIGVLVVIIAMSAIGGLTFMLYRRRKQKLGSSFHGSDSHPSIDEAKGIYRKNGSPLVSLEYSSGWDPLADYRSLSFNGGSKDMFQSSRFHLEEVESTTQYFSELNLLGKSNFSATYKGVLRDGSVVAVKSISKTSCKSDEAEFLKGLNILTSLRNDNLVRLRGFCCSRGRGECFLIYDFVSNGNLSSFLDIEEGDGEVLEWSTRVSIVKGIAKGMAYLHAYKVNKPVIVHQNISADKVLIDQRNNPLLADSGLYKLLTNDIVFSALKASAAKGYLAPEYTNTGRFTETSDVYAFGVLVFQILSGKQKITSSIRLAAESFRFNEFIDPNLHGRFFEYEAAKLVKIALLCSHDSPFERPSMEAIVQELGNCSSCL from the exons ATGGGGTTTTCAGCATCACTTCTTCTCTTCCCTCTCCTGTTTTTCCTCTTAAATCCAACATGGGTACATGGGAATGCAGAGCTAAGAGCACTCATAGACATGAAAGCTAGTTTGGATCCAGAAGGCCATCATCTACGCTCCTGGACTATCAATAGTAACCCATGTGGTGGATCTTTTGAAGGAGTGGCATGCAATGAGAAGGGTCAGGTTGCAAATATTTCTTTGCAGGGAAAAGGGCTTCCAGGGAAGCTTTCACCAGCCATTGCTGAGCTCAAGCACTTGACAGGACTCTACTTGCATTATAACTCTTTGAATGGAGAGATACCAAGAGAAGTTGCAAACTTGACTAAGCTTAGTGATTTGTATTTGAATGTGAATCATCTTTCTGGGGAAATCCCTCCTGAGATTGGCAGAATGGAGAGCTTGCAAG TTTTGCAGCTTTGTTACAATCAGTTAACAGGAAGCATACCTACACAGCTTGGTGCTTTGGAAAAGCTTAGTGTTGTTGCTTTGCAGTCAAACCAGTTAACTGGTGCTATCCCTGCTAGTCTGGGTGATTTGGGTATGCTGGTGAGGGTAGATTTGAGCTCTAATAATCTTTTTGGTTCCATTCCCACTAGCCTAGCTGATGCTCCTTCACTGAAAGTTCTGGATGTTCACAACAATACACTTTCTGGGAATGTACCTTCTG CTCTTGAGAGACTAGATGCTGGATTTTTGTATGAAGACAATCTGGGATTATGTGGAGTTGGGTTTCCATCCTTGAAAACTTGCAATGGTTCAGAACATGTCAATGCAAGAAGACCTGAACCTTATGGAGCATCAACAAGAGATATCCCAGAAACTGCAAATGTGGAGTTACCTTGCAATGGAACTCAGTGCCTTAATTCATCAAAATCCAAAAAAGCCACATCAGTTGCTATTGGCGTACTTGTGGTAATAATTGCAATGTCTGCAATTGGTGGTTTAACCTTCATGCTATATCGCCGGCGAAAACAAAAGCTTGGAAGTTCTTTTCATGGCTCTGATAGCCATCCAAGTATTGATGAAGCCAAGGGAATATACAGGAAAAATGGATCTCCTTTGGTTAGCCTTGAGTACTCTTCTGGATGGGACCCTTTGGCTGATTATAGGAGTTTGAGTTTCAATGGGGGTAGCAAAGATATGTTCCAGAGTTCCAGGTTCCACTTGGAAGAAGTGGAGTCAACTACTCAATATTTCTCAGAGTTGAATTTGCTGGGCAAGAGTAACTTCAGTGCAACATACAAAGGGGTTTTAAGAGATGGATCTGTGGTTGCTGTGAAGAGCATTAGTAAAACTAGTTGCAAGTCTGATGAGGCTGAGTTTTTAAAGGGATTGAACATTTTGACCTCACTGAGGAATGATAATTTGGTGAGGTTGAGAGGTTTTTGCTGTTCAAGGGGAAGAGGTGAATGCTTTCTGATTTATGATTTTGTTTCTAATGGAAACCTGTCAAGCTTTCTAGATATTGAGGAAGGTgatggagaagtccttgaatGGTCCACTAGAGTTTCTATTGTGAAAGGGATTGCTAAAG GTATGGCATATTTACATGCATACAAAGTAAACAAACCAGTTATTGTGCACCAAAACATCTCAGCTGACAAGGTTCTCATTGATCAACGTAACAATCCATTGCTGGCAGATTCTGGTCTCTACAAGCTTCTCACTAATGACATTGTCTTCTCTGCACTTAAGGCTAGTGCAGCAAAAGGTTACCTTGCTCCTGAATACACAAACACTGGCCGATTTACCGAGACAAGTGATGTTTATGCCTTTGGGGTGCTGGTTTTCCAGATTCTTTCAGGGAAGCAGAAGATAACTAGCTCAATAAGGCTTGCTGCAGAATCCTTCAGGTTCAACGAATTTATTGACCCGAATCTCCATGGCAGATTCTTTGAATATGAGGCAGCTAAACTAGTAAAAATAGCTTTGCTTTGCTCCCATGACTCTCCTTTTGAGAGGCCATCCATGGAAGCCATTGTTCAAGAACTAGGCAACTGTAGTAGCTGTCTCTGA
- the LOC130720210 gene encoding damage-control phosphatase At2g17340-like, with amino-acid sequence MGIVKPILSPVQTHSSHWNSPSISSFSTNKSLSFPQLKCILHPPQSTVHSKLVISEEAMQSSTSKLVRFPLLKNDNYTASTIPWRFPSDDPHIPTPTELSWINLLLNTIPSFKKRAESDTSVPDAANKAEIFAQRYAKILEDFKKDPASQGGPPDVLFLCRLREQELRELGFIDIFKKVKEEENAKAIALFESVVRLNDAIEDEGKRVENLMRGILAGNIFDLGSAHLAEVFSKDGMSFSSTCQNLISRPWVIDDLDTFKMKWSKNSWRKVIIFVDNSGADIILGILPFARELLRRGVQVVLAANDLPSINDITYPELLEIISTLKDEEGGLMGVSTSNLVIANSGNGLPGIDLNKVSEEIAFHANDADLVILEGMGRGIETNLFAEFKCDSLKIAMVKHPEVAEFLGSRLYDCVIKYIEV; translated from the exons ATGGGGATAGTGAAACCGATTTTATCACCAGTTCAAACACACAGCAGCCATTGGAACTCTCCATCAATCTCCTCCTTCTCAACCAATAAGTCCTTGTCTTTTCCCCAACTCAAGTGCATTCTTCATCCCCCACAATCCACCGTCCACTCCAAACTAG TGATATCAGAAGAAGCAATGCAGAGTAGCACTTCAAAGCTGGTTCGTTTCCCATTGTTGAAGAATGACAATTACACAGCCAGCACCATTCCATGGAGGTTTCCTTCCGATGATCCACACATTCCCACTCCGACAGAGTTATCTTGGATTAATCTCCTTCTCAATACCATCCCCTCCTTCAA GAAGCGTGCTGAGAGTGATACCTCTGTTCCTGATGCTGCAAATAAAGCAGAAATATTTGCTCAAAG GTATGCTAAAATCCTTGAAGATTTCAAGAAAGATCCTGCAAGTCAAGGCGGGCCTCCTGATGTCCTT TTTCTATGCAGACTTCGTGAGCAAGAACTTAGAGAATTGGGATTCATAGACATCTTTAAGAAAGTCAAG GAGGAAGAGAATGCAAAGGCCATTGCCCTATTTGAGAGTGTTGTTCGCCTTAATGATGCCATTGAAGATGAAGGAAAGCGGGTTGAAAATCTAATGAGAGGGATTTTGGCAGGGAACATATTTGATCTTGGTTCTGCCCAT CTTGCAGAGGTTTTCTCTAAGGATGGAATGTCCTTTTCGTCTACTTGTCAAAATCTTATCTCTCGACCATGGGTTATTGATGACCTTGACACTTTCAAAATGAAATGGAGCAAGAATTCCTGGAGAAAG GTTATCATATTTGTTGATAACTCAGGCGCCGATATCATTTTGGGTATTTTGCCATTTGCGAGGGAGCTTCTTCGCCGTGGGGTTCAG GTTGTACTGGCTGCTAATGACTTACCCTCCATAAATGATATAACTTACCCTGAGCTACTTGAAATTATATCAACG TTAAAGGATGAAGAAGGAGGTCTCATGGGTGTTAGCACTTCAAATCTTGTAATTGCCAACTCTGGAAATGGTTTACCT GGCATTGATCTTAATAAGGTGTCAGAGGAGATTGCTTTCCATGCAAATGATGCAGATCTTGTCATCTTAGAAGGGATG GGTCGTGGAATTGAAACAAATCTTTTTGCTGAATTTAAATGTGATTCCCTTAAGATTGCTATG GTGAAGCATCCTGAGGTTGCAGAATTTCTCGGATCCCGTTTATATGACTGTGTGATCAAATACATTGAAGTTTAG